The following DNA comes from Mycobacteroides immunogenum.
AATTGCCGCAGGGCCGGTGTCTGGCCGGGTTCAGTCTTCGGAGTCCCACAAACGCCGGTAGTAGGCCATGCGTACGGAATCCTCGGCCACGCCGTACGCGGCAAAGAAGGTGGCGTCCCAGCCCTTGCCGTAGTTCCACTCCAGCGACCAGCTGGCCACGGCAAGATCGGCCCACCGGTCCGCGACCCCAAGCTCGCCGAAATCGACATGACCGCACCAGTTTCCGGCGTCATCGAGCAAGGTGTTGGGTGCGCAGGCGTCACCATGGCACACCACCAGGCGATCTATCGCGGGGTGCTGTGACAGCCCGCCGGGGTTGGGTATGCGGGCCACGCGCTGGGCCACCGACCAGCTGTACGGGCAGTCGTCGACGGGAAGCGCGTCATGAAGCGCGCGGAGCCCGGACCCGATGCCGCGCACCGCGGGCTCGGGGTCCCCGACCCAGCGCGGAGCCACCGCGCTGTCACCGGCGATGCCGGCGGTGTGCAGCCAATGCAGCGGGCCTTCGGTGTCTACCCCGAGAACGGTAGGGACCGGGGTGTAGCGGCCCGCCCAGGTGAGCTTCTCGGCTTCGGTGCGCAGGTTGACGGCCGGGTGCGGCGGCGACACTTTGACGAACTCCCGGTCTGGTCCGGTGCCGATCTGAAAGGTATGGCCACCAATCTCGTTGTCCCACACCGGGAGTATTGAACGTCCCGATGCCAGCCGCGCGACAACACCGGGAATGGTCACCGGCTCGGTCGGAATCGTCACCGTTCCAGTCTTGCGGCCTCGTCAACCGAATAGAGTGCCGAACGTGAACCTCACTGACTTTCAAGCGCTCTATGACCTGTCGGGGCGCACGGCCATTGTCACTGGCGGCACCCGGGGAATCGGATACGCGATCGCCGAGGCGCTCGGGGCCTGTGGTGCGTCGGTGGTGGTGTCGAGCCGCAAACCCGACGCCTGTACCGCCGCGGCGAAGGAGCTGAACGACAAGGGGTATCGGGCACTGGGCGTGCCTGCCCACATGGGCGACCTGGGTGATATCGACGCCCTGGTCGCCGCCACTGTCGATGAGTACGGCGGCGTCGACATCGTGGTCAACGCGGCCGCCAACCCGGTGGCACAGCCCATGGGCGGCTACACCGCCGAGGCGCTGGGCAAGTCGTTCGATGTCAACGTGCGTGGGCCGGTGTTCCTGGTCCAGGCCGCGTTGCCGCATCTGACCGCCAGTGAGCATGCGTCGGTGCTCAATGTGGTGTCGGTGGCCGCGTTCCAGTACGTGCCCATGCTCTCGATGTACGCGGCGATGAAGGCCACGCTCATGTCGTTCACCCGGTCGATGGCCGCCGAGTACACCGGCCGCGGCATCCGGGTGAACGCACTGGCCCCCGGCACCGTCGACACCTACATGCTGCAGCAGAACCCGCAGGAAGTCATCGACGCGATGGCGGCGCAGTCCTTCATGGGCCGGGTGGCGCACACCGACGAGATGATCGGCCCCGCGCTGCTGCTGCTGTCGGACGCGGGTTCGTTCATCACCGGGCAGGTGATCGTCGCCGATGGCGGCGGAGGAGTGCAGCGCTAGCCGGGTATCCGGTGTGCAAGCCGCACTGCCAGCGCTAGGCTCATCTTGTGGAGCCTGTCTATGGAACCGTGATCGGGCTTGCCCGCACCGTATGGGCTATTCAAGGCCTGAAGTTCACCGTCACCGGTGTCGAGAACCTGCCGACCGAAGGCGGGGCGGTAGTGGCCATCAACCACACCGGGTACATGGACTTCACTTTCGCCGGGTTGCCGGCGTTCCTTCAGAAAAAGGGGCGCAAGGTGCGGTTCATGGCGAAGAAGGAAACCTTCGACAACAAGATCACCGGGCCCATCATGCGGGGCTGCCGACACATCTCGGTGGACCGCGTCGACGGCGCCGCGTCCTATACCGAGGCGGTCGAGAAGCTGAAGGCGGGTGAACTCGTCGGGGTGTACCCGGAGGCCACCATCAGCCGCAGCTTCGAGATCAAGGAGTTCAAGTCGGGGGCCGCGCGGATGGCGATCGAGGCCGGCGTGCCCATCGTCCCGCACGTCATCTGGGGCGCACAGCGCATCTGGACCAAGGGCCACCCCAAGCATCTGGGGCGTACCAACACGCCCATCTCGATCGCGGTGGGGGCACCCATCGCGCCGACGCTGCCGGTCTCGGAACTGACCGCGCTGCTGCACGCTCGCATGCAGCATCTGCTGCTGGAGGTGCAGGACGACTATGGCCAGCATCCGGCCGGGGAGTACTGGGTGCCGCATCGGTTGGGTGGATCGGCGCCCACCCTGGCCGAGGCCGCCCAGTGGGATGCCCAGGACGCCGCTGAGCGCAAGGCACAGCGTGCCGCGCGCGAGGCGGAAAAGCAGGCCCAAAAGGATGGGGCACAGAAAGACAGCTAGATGGAACCGGTTTACCGACTCCTCGAATTCACGGCGAATACGGCGGTCCTCCTGACGGGGGCCAAGATCCGCTATCGAGGGTTGGACCAGGTTCCGTCCCGTGGCGGTTCGGTCATCGCGATCAATCACACGAGCTACGTCGATTTTCTTCCCGCGGGGCTGGCGGCTGTGCGGGCGGGACGACGGTTGCGCTTCATGATCAAGGCGGAGATGCAGGAAGTGCCCATCATGCGCTTTCTCATCAAGCACGCCAAGGCCATTCCGGTAGACCGCAGTGCCGGGCATGGCGCGTACGAAGCCGCGGTGGACAGCCTGCGCGGCGGCGAGATCGTCGCGGTGTACCCGGAGGCGACCATCAGCCGCAGTTTCGAGCTCAAGGAGTTCAAGACCGGTGCCGCGCGCATGGCGCACGAGGCCGATGTGCCGATCGTTCCGCTCATCGTCTGGGGTGCGCAACGTATCTGGACCAAGGATCATCCAAAAAACCTGAGATACAGCAAGATTCCGGTGAACGTCGCGGTGGGACCCCCGCTTCGGGCTTCCCCTGATTTCGCGCATACCACCACCGAATTGCACGATGCGATGGAGCAATTGCTGGTCCAGGCAGAGCAGGACTATCCCACCCAACCGGGTGCATACTGGTTGCCCAGGCGTTTGGGCGGCACTGCCCCCACAGTGGAGGAGGCAGCCGTGCTCGACAGCGAAGAACTGGCCGAACGGGCCCGCAAGAAGGCACAGAAGAAGACGGATCAGGGGCGCGCGTGACCCGTCCCACGCTTATCGCGTCCGATGTGGACGGGACGTTGATCGATTCCGCCGAGATCCTGTCCGCGCGCACCCGCGCGGTGATCACCGGTGCCGTGGAGTCCGGTGCCACGTTCGTTTTGGCGACCGGACGCCCGCCCCGATGGATCACGCCGATTGTCGACGCTCTCGGTTTCGCGCCGATCTCGGTGTGCGCCAACGGTTCCGTGCTGTACGACGCCGACAGTGATCGGATCATCTCCGCCGCCACCCTCGCGCCATCGGAGTTGGCGGTGCTGGCCGAAGTGGCACAAGCCGCCATTCCTGGTGTGGGACTGGCCGTGGAACGGGTGGGCCGTAGCGCACACGACGCCGCCACCCCGCAGTTCGTCAGCTCACCGGGTTACGAGCACGCGTGGCTGAATCCCGATAACACCGAGGTGTCCCTGGAGGATCTGCTGAGCTTTCCGGCGGTGAAACTGTTGGTGCGCAAGGCCGGAGCGCGCAGTTCGGAGATGGCCGAGGTGCTGGCGCCCCTGGTGACCGAGGCGGGCGCGGCGATCACCTATTCCACCGACAACGGGCTTATCGAGGTGATGCCCACTGGAATCAGCAAGGCCAGCGGGATCGCGGTGGTGGCCGAACAGGCCGGAGTACAGCCGGGATCGATCATCGCCTTCGGCGACATGCCCAATGACGTGGCCATGTTGCGCTGGGCGGGGCACGGGGTGGCGATGGGGAACGCGCACCCGGAGGCGCGTGCTGCTGCCGACGAGGTGACCGCCACCAACAACGACGACGGCGTCGCCAAGGTTCTCGAACGTTGGTGGGGCTGAGGCAGTTACGCCTGGTACACCAGGTGAGCAAGCCCGTCGCCGATGGTGCGCGTGTTGATCAGCGTTAGCTGTCGCATGGCCGCGGTTTCGCCGAAAAGCCTGGTGCCTGCTCCCGCGACCACCGGGAAGATTGTCAGCCGCAGCTCATCGATCAGACCGTGTTCCAGTAGGGCGCGCACCAGAGTGCCGCTGGCGTAGACGACGATGTCGCCGCGCACCGCGTCTTTGAGATGGGATACCGACGCAGGCATATTTCCGCCAAGGATCGTCGTGTTGCCCCATGCCGAGACGTCTGTGAGCGTCGAGGTGACCACGTACTTGGGCATCGTGTTCAGCCGGTTCGCCCAGCTGGTGTTGCGCGCCGGCCAGCGTGCGGCGAA
Coding sequences within:
- a CDS encoding lysophospholipid acyltransferase family protein, which translates into the protein MEPVYRLLEFTANTAVLLTGAKIRYRGLDQVPSRGGSVIAINHTSYVDFLPAGLAAVRAGRRLRFMIKAEMQEVPIMRFLIKHAKAIPVDRSAGHGAYEAAVDSLRGGEIVAVYPEATISRSFELKEFKTGAARMAHEADVPIVPLIVWGAQRIWTKDHPKNLRYSKIPVNVAVGPPLRASPDFAHTTTELHDAMEQLLVQAEQDYPTQPGAYWLPRRLGGTAPTVEEAAVLDSEELAERARKKAQKKTDQGRA
- a CDS encoding Cof-type HAD-IIB family hydrolase encodes the protein MTRPTLIASDVDGTLIDSAEILSARTRAVITGAVESGATFVLATGRPPRWITPIVDALGFAPISVCANGSVLYDADSDRIISAATLAPSELAVLAEVAQAAIPGVGLAVERVGRSAHDAATPQFVSSPGYEHAWLNPDNTEVSLEDLLSFPAVKLLVRKAGARSSEMAEVLAPLVTEAGAAITYSTDNGLIEVMPTGISKASGIAVVAEQAGVQPGSIIAFGDMPNDVAMLRWAGHGVAMGNAHPEARAAADEVTATNNDDGVAKVLERWWG
- a CDS encoding SDR family NAD(P)-dependent oxidoreductase — its product is MNLTDFQALYDLSGRTAIVTGGTRGIGYAIAEALGACGASVVVSSRKPDACTAAAKELNDKGYRALGVPAHMGDLGDIDALVAATVDEYGGVDIVVNAAANPVAQPMGGYTAEALGKSFDVNVRGPVFLVQAALPHLTASEHASVLNVVSVAAFQYVPMLSMYAAMKATLMSFTRSMAAEYTGRGIRVNALAPGTVDTYMLQQNPQEVIDAMAAQSFMGRVAHTDEMIGPALLLLSDAGSFITGQVIVADGGGGVQR
- a CDS encoding aminoglycoside 3'-phosphotransferase, with the translated sequence MTIPTEPVTIPGVVARLASGRSILPVWDNEIGGHTFQIGTGPDREFVKVSPPHPAVNLRTEAEKLTWAGRYTPVPTVLGVDTEGPLHWLHTAGIAGDSAVAPRWVGDPEPAVRGIGSGLRALHDALPVDDCPYSWSVAQRVARIPNPGGLSQHPAIDRLVVCHGDACAPNTLLDDAGNWCGHVDFGELGVADRWADLAVASWSLEWNYGKGWDATFFAAYGVAEDSVRMAYYRRLWDSED
- a CDS encoding lysophospholipid acyltransferase family protein, encoding MEPVYGTVIGLARTVWAIQGLKFTVTGVENLPTEGGAVVAINHTGYMDFTFAGLPAFLQKKGRKVRFMAKKETFDNKITGPIMRGCRHISVDRVDGAASYTEAVEKLKAGELVGVYPEATISRSFEIKEFKSGAARMAIEAGVPIVPHVIWGAQRIWTKGHPKHLGRTNTPISIAVGAPIAPTLPVSELTALLHARMQHLLLEVQDDYGQHPAGEYWVPHRLGGSAPTLAEAAQWDAQDAAERKAQRAAREAEKQAQKDGAQKDS
- a CDS encoding dihydrofolate reductase family protein, which produces MGRIVVSENLSLDGVVQDPTGDEGTERGGWFTRISAEDRAAWGELEAAEAFVAEALLFGRRGFEFFAARWPARNTSWANRLNTMPKYVVTSTLTDVSAWGNTTILGGNMPASVSHLKDAVRGDIVVYASGTLVRALLEHGLIDELRLTIFPVVAGAGTRLFGETAAMRQLTLINTRTIGDGLAHLVYQA